CTCTCACCTACTTTTAGATTCCAAATGTTTTCACCATTAACTTGTTTGCTTTCAATACCACTTACAGAACAAAGCGTTTTTACTTGAACACCTAATCGTTCCGCTTCAGAAGTAAAACAATCAATAATAGTTTGTGAAGAGTCACTAACCGGAAACATTCTCCCGTCCTCTTCTATTTTTAATGCAATTCCACGTTCTTCAAAAAAGCCGACCGTATCTCCGCTAGCATAGGTATGAAAAGGGCCTAAGAGCTCTTTTTCCCCTCTTGGGTAGTTCTTGCTTAAATTACTGGGATTGAATTCAGCGTGAGTAACATTGCAGCGTCCACCACCAGAGACTTTTACTTTGGTAAGTACTTCTTTACCACGTTCCAAAATAGCAATCTTGGTATTTGGTCTGGACTCAGCAATATGAATTGCCGCGTAAAAACCAGCAGCACCACCACCAACTACAAGAACATCATACATTAATTTACACGTTCAGGAAAATTAGTAATAATACCGTCAACAGCTATTCTTTTCATGGCATTAATATCTTCTGGCTCGTTAACTGTCCACGTATAAATTTTAAAACCTGCATCATGTATTTGATTCGCTATTTCTAAATCTAGCTTTTTAAAATACGGATTAATAGCAACTGCATTTAGCTCTTTTGCTATAGGTATGGCATCTATAGGATTTTCCTCCGTTAATACTGCAATTGCTACTTTTGGGTTAAACTCACGCATTGCCTTTAATTCATCCCAATTAAAACTAGAGATTATAAAATTTTCTGGCGACCAATTCTTTTTTTCTATATAATAATTCATTATAAAATTGACCTTATCTGCAGTACCAGCACCTTTTAGTTCAATATTTAATGCCACCTTATTATCGATAAGTTTCAACACATCTTGAAGCATTGGAATTTCGTGCCCGCCATTAACAATCAATTTTTTTAATTCGAAAATATTATATCCTTCAATACTTCCCGGGCCGTTGGTTAACCTTTCTACTGTTTTATCATGGAAAACCACTATTTCACCACTTTTTATTTTAAAAACATCTATTTCTATCATATCAACACCTAAATCCATTGCTTTTTGAATTGAAGGCAGCGTATTTTCGGTCTCATGGCCCATGGCACCTCTATGACCAATAACTAAAGGTTTATTCATATTACAAGATACTAATGCTAAACCGATAAGTAATACAGTAACTCTACTAAACATATGTTCTAAAATTTTAATTCAAAAATAAAAGATTCTAAAGGATTTAACTCTATTGCTATATGACCTTCCCCATTTTCAATACTTAAAGAATTTTTATGACCATATAGTGCATCTATCAATACATATTTACCACTAGTTAACTGCCATTGCTTCATTAAATCTACAGGTAACTTTAAATCAAAAGAGAACTGTATGTTGGTATCAAAATTTGATACAACAATTAATTTCTGATTTTCGGACCAACGCACGTAAGATAAAACTCTATGGTTATAATCTTCAGTAATTTCTTTATTATAAAAATGAATTTCACGATAAGCACCCATTAAAGCTTCACTTGTACTAGTGAAATTTAACAAGCGTTTATAAAAATCTCGTAATGATGATTCTTCGGGTTTTAACTGACCGCCATCAAATTTCTTATCGTTAACCCATCTTTGGTGATGTGGCACCCCAATATAATCGAATATAGAAGTTCTAGAAGGGCTTCCGAAACCAGGGTTTTCAGCGGCAGGTTCACCTACTTCTTGCCCAAAATATATCATAGTTGGTGACGTACTAATTGTTGCAGAAACTACCATTGCCGGTTTTCCAATTGCTGCATTACCCACAAATTCCGGACTCGCTATTCGCTGTTCATCATGGTTTTCTAGAAAGTGGAGCATATTGTGCTCAATATCTTGCAATCCGTTTTGTACAACTGGCAAGTGGTCTGACCAACCATAACCTTTCATTATATGTTTTATACCATCATAAAAATCGACCTTATCATATAAATAGTCCATTTTCCCTTTATGGATATATGTTCTATATAAATCCGGATTATAAACCTCTGCCATAATAAAAGCATCAGGGTTTTTCATTTTTATAGATGAATTCAAATAGCTCCAGAACTCTACCGGAACCATTTCTGCCATATCGTATCTAAATCCATCAACACCCATTTGTAACCAATAATGGGCTATTTCTCGAAATTTTCGCCAAGAACTAGGAACTACTTTCTTTTTCCAATACTTAAAATGTTCATTGTAATCTTTCTCGCCATAATCATTGGGCAGCATATCAAAATCTAACCCACCATTTGGTCTTACCCCGTAATTGATACGGACAGTTTCGTACCAATCGTTCATATCTGGTTGCGGACTTCGCGAACCATTTCCCGTCCATTTAGCCGGTATTTCTATTAATTTAGAATTGGGTAAATTAGGAGTATCACCACCTAAAGGAACATAACCATCTCGCCATTCTGGATGCTTAAATTGTGTTCCTGGAATGTAATAAAAATTATTGTCCTTTGCATATTCTACCGAGGTATCATCGCCATAACCAAAATCAGAATTGCCTTTAGGATTTGTTTTCCCCTCATACCTTCTTGCTACATGATTAGGAACTATATCAATGATTACCTTCATACCTGCGGCATGGGTACGCATTACTAGCGATTTGAATTCATTTAACCTATTAGCAGGGTCAACTGCTAAGTCTGGGTTAATATTATAGTAATCTTTAACCGCATAAGGTGAACCTGCTCTTCCCTTTACTACATCTGGATCGTCATTAGAAATTCCAAATTCAGAATAATCATTAATTACTGCATGATGCGGAATACCAGTATACCAAATATGGGTTATACCCAAATTTTTAATTTCAGCAAGTGCTTTTTTAGAAAAATCCGCTAGTTTGCCAACCCCATTTTCCTCTATTGTACCCCAAGGCTTATTGTTGGTATTGGTATTTCCAAAAAGTCTGGTAAATACATGGTAAATAACAATTTTGCTTTTCATGAGATACTATTCAATTTCTAAAACATTATTTTTAAAATGGCGTATACATTATACCGTTATCAACTTATCAGGGAAAAGTTCTACTTTTTTTCCATTTACCCTAATAGACACTTCTTTAGAACCAATTAATTGAAAGGATACATTCTCTGAGGTAACATGAACTTTTATGATTCTATCTCTAAAGTTTACTTTAAAAGAATAGGCCTTCCATTGATTTGGAATTTGTGGTTTAAATGACAATTTATCATCAACTACACGCATACCCCCAAACCCTTCAACAATACTCATCCAAGTACCAGCCATAGAGGTTATATGCAAACCTTCTTCAACTTCTTTATTATAATCATCTAAATCTAACCTAGATGTTCTTAAATAGAAATTATAAGCCTGTTCCATTCTTCCTAATTTGGCCGCCTGTATACTATGCACACATGGTGACAAAGAAGACTCATGAACGGTAAATGGCTCATAAAAATCAAAATGTTTTTCTAGGTCTTCTAATGAAAAATCTTCCTCAAAAAAGTAAAATCCTTGTAAAACATCAGCTTGCTTAATGTAGGGAGACCTCAAAATTCTGTCCCAACTCCATTTTTGATTAATAGGTCTTTCAGTTTTTGGCAATTCATCTACTCTTACCAAATCCTTATCTAAAAAACCATCTTGTTGTAAGAACACACCATATTTTTTTGAATATGGAAAATACATTTCATCGGCAACATTTTTCCATTTTTCACATTCTCTATCGGTCAGTTTGGTTTTCCCTATTATTCTGTGGTAATCATCTGCGTACCCGCTTTTTACCTTATCTAACTGAGTTAATGTATAATTGATACACCATTTTGCCAAATAGTTAGTATACCAATTATTATGAACATTGTTTTCATACTCATTAGGACCTGTTACTCCCAGCATTACATATTTACCCTTCTCCTCAGAGAAATTTACCCGCTGATGCCAGAATCTAGCTATACCAATTAACACCTCTAACCCCATTTCTGGTATATAGCTATAATCGCCAGTATATCTATAATAATTATGTATTGCAAAAGCAATAGCTCCATTTCTATGAATTTCTTCAAACGTTATTTCCCACTCATTATGGCACTCTTCACCATTCATGGTTACCATAGGATACAATGCCGCACCATTAAAAAAACCTAACTTTTTCGCATTAGCAATTGCTTTTTCTAAATGGTTATAACGGTACTTTAATAATTTACGGGCTACTTTATCATCTTTAGTAGCCATATAAAAAGGAATGCAATATGCTTCCGTATCCCAATAGGTGCTACCTCCATATTTTTCTCCGGTAAAACCTTTAGGACCTATGTTTAATCTGGAATCTGTACCTAAATAAGTTTGGTTCAATTGAAAAATATTAAATCGAATACCTTGTTGCGCTTTTATATCGCCTTCTATAACAATATCGCTCATTTCCCAAATAGAAGCCCAAGATGCTTTTTGTTTTTCTAACAAGCTTTCGAAACCTAGGTCACTAACCTTATCCAAGGTTAAGTTAGCTACCGATGTCAACTCTTTGTTAGGGTGATTCCTTTCTACGGTATACCCTCCAAATTTAGTTAGTACAACCGACTCATTTGCCTTTACATTTTGCTCAAATTTTATGGAAACAAATGATTCTGATCTGTCAGCAGGTTTTGGCGAAACTTCCTTTCCATTATAATGTAAGGATGCCTGCATAAACGTACAGGTTTGAAAATTCGTTTTCATGGTATGTGCCTCAATAAAAGCACGATTATTGGCCGATGTTATATTTGTAATGTTCCAGAATTTATCGTCCCAATTACTATCCTCATTAGTAATTCCACCATCCAAATATGGCTCAAATACAATTTTAGCATCCGTTTTAAGGACCTTAACGTTATATGAAATAGCCCCAACTTCATCTATATCTAAGCTTAAGAAACGCTTTACGATAACATCAATTTCAACATTATTAGATGTTACCGCCTGAAAGCATCTGGTATAAATACCTCCTTTCATGTTCAGTTCACGTCTAAATCCAGACACTTTTTTACAGGTTGCCAAATCTAACGCTACATCATTTATATAGATATTTATACCAATCCAGTTAGGCGCGTTCAATACTTTAGCAAAATACTCTGGATACCCGTTCTTCCACCAACCAACACGCGTTTTATCTGGATAATAAACGCCGGCAATATAACTTCCCTGAAATGTTTCCCCAGTATAGGTTTCTTCAAAATTTGCACGTTGCCCCATGGCCCCGTTACCAATGCTAAAAATACTTTCAGATGATTTTACATTTTCTTGATCGAAACCTTCTTCGATAATGCTCCACTTATCTGCTTTTATATAATCTTGATTCATTATTAATGGTTGAAATGGAATTAAAATAAATGAATTGTAAGGAAATAACCTTATTTATTTTGATTTAAGAGTGATTCTAAAAAACTATCACTCATTTCTGTAAAATCTTTAAAATTAAAAGCAGCTTCACTTAGTATATTTGGATCGCCAATTCCAATACTAAGCATACCAGCCCTATTAGCAGCTTGTATACCTGCTACTGCATCTTCGAAAACCACACATAAACTAGGATCAACTTCCAAATTTTTTGCTGCTATTAAAAATACTTCCGGATCCGGTTTTGCCTTGGTAACATTATTACCATCTACAATACTATCAAAATAAGGCAATAAATTAACTTTCTCTAAAATAGGTTTGGCATTTTTACTTGCAGAACCTAGGGCTATAGGAATATCTCTATCTTTTAAAAACTTAAGTACTCTAATTACATCTGGTAGTATTTCACTAGCATTCATTTGGTCTATATAAGCCAAATAATCTACATTCTTCTCAACCATCCAAGTATTGAACTGTTCTTGAGTAGCTTTAATTTTACCGATATCTAAAAGAATTTCTAAACATCTTTTTCTGCTTACGCCTTTAAAAAGTTCATTTTGCTCTTTTGTAAATTCAAAACCTAATTCATTTGCTAGTTTTCTCCAAGCTAAATAGTGATATTTTGCTGTATCAACAATAACACCGTCCAAATCAAAAATAAATCCCGCTTTTTTCATAATCACAAAAGTATTAATTGATCGTAGAACCACGCTTAATTAAAGTGGCATTTATTACTTCTGTTTTAAAAGGTTCTTCTTCACCTAAAGATTCCATTCTATTAATAAGCATTTGAGCTGCTTGTTCCCCCATTTTTTCTCCATGTTGTGCAACCGTACTTAATTTAGGTACAGAAAACCTTGACAATATTCCATCGGTAAAACCAATTACTGATATATCGTTAGGGACCTTATAACCTAAATCTTGGATAATACTTAAACACTGAATGCCAAATATTTCATTAACACATAAAACAGCATCTACCTTATTATTTTGAAAAAAATTCCTAATTAATGTAGCATTATCATTATCATGTGGTAAGGTTAAAATCAATTTCTCATCTACCTTAATATCATTTTTTCTTAAAGCTTGTAAATATCCCTTTGCCCTACTTTCACTGACGTTAAAAAATTTCTCTGTTGTAACAAGCGCAATTTTTCTTGCACCTGTATTTATAAAATGACTTACGGCTTCATGGGCAATCTCCTGATCATTTAAAATAACCTTGTCGCAATCTATTTCTGAGGTTACCCGGTCAAAAAGAACTATGGGAATTCCTTGATCCAGCAATTCTTTTAAGTGCGAAAATTCATTTTTTAACTGAGTTTCAGCGCTTAAAGAAAGTATAAACCCATCTATACTACCATTGGCCAACATTTCCATATTCACGACCTCTTTTTCAAAAGACTCATCAGAAACACAAACAATTACATTATACCCCTGCTCATTAGCATACTTTTCTATTCCTCTAAATACCGTGGTAAAAAAATGATGAACAATATCTGGAATAATTACCCCTATATTTTTAGTTCGCTTGTTTTTTAGGCTAAGCGCAATATTATTGGGCCGGTAATTATAGAATTTAGCAAAAGCCTTTATTTTGTCTTTTGTATCCTTACTGATTTCTTTACTGTTCTTAAGAGCTTTAGAAACAGTTGATATAGAAACATCTAACTCTTTCGCAATATCCTTAAGTGTGATTTTTGATTTCAAAAAAATATTTTAAAATTTTTAAGATAATGACTTAATTTATTCTAAAAGCTAAAAGCGGCATTAAGTTCTAAAAAAAACTTATAGTTTACCAAATTATATTTTTTAATATCTTTACCCAAATTGTATATTCTCAATAACTTTGTTCAAATTTAAGAATATTATATATTTGGGTGTCCACAATAACTATTCTCGTAATAATAAAAAGTTATTAACACGAAACCGTTTTCGTGAATTTTTAGCTTTCAGTATATTCATATCAATACGTCATTTTACATATTTTTAACAATTGAAATTAAATTAACTCAACTTAAATTAACAATTTATGAAGATTACATTCCTTAAAAGTCTGTTGGTTCTTAGTACATTTTTGTGCTTTGGACTATCACAGGCACAAGAAGTATCTGGAACTGTTTCAGATGCAAGTGGACCTTTACCAGGAGCAAGTGTTCTTGAAAAGGGTACAACAAATGGTACGCAAACTGATTTTGATGGTAATTACACCTTGTCAGTTCAAGACGGTGCGGTACTTATCGTAAGTTATATTGGCTACAAAACGCAAGAAGTAGCTGTAAACGGAAGAACTTCTATAAACTTTTCTTTAGAGGAAGATGCAGAAGCTCTTGAGGAAGTAGTAATCATTGGTTACGGTACAACAACTGTTAAAGATGCAACCGGTTCTGTAACCGCTGTTACTGCTGAAGACTTTAATGGAGGTAACATTGCTTCGCCGGAACAATTAATACAAGGTAAGACTGCAGGGGTCAACATTCAGGAAACTAGTGGTGAGCCTGGTGCGGGAATACAAATCAACATTAGAGGTTCTAACTCGGTACGTGCAAACAACAATCCTTTATTCGTAGTTGATGGTGTTCCATTAGGTAGCGGTAATACATCACCACAAGGCGAAACAGGTTTTGGGCAAAGTGCTGTTAAAAACCCATTGAACTTTATAAACCCAAATGATATTGAAAGCATCAGTATCTTAAAAGATGCATCTGCAACAGCCATTTATGGTTCTCGTGGAGCAAACGGTGTTGTTATCATTACTACGAAAAGTGGTAAAGGAAGTAGCCAAGGAGTATGGGACTTTTCTAGTTCTTTAAGTATTTCTAAAGCTGCTAATACTTTTGACCTTTTAGATGCTTCTGAATTTTTAACTGGAGTTACTGCTGTTGGTGGTAATGCAAGTGCTGTTGATTTCGGAGCTAATACAGATTGGCAACAAGTTGTACTTAGGTCTACTGCTTCTCAAAACCAAAACCTTTCTTATTCTAAAAACTATGGCAGCGGTAACGTAAGAGCAACATTCGGTTACGGAAAACAATTTGGTATCGTTGAAAATTCTGATTTGGAAAG
The genomic region above belongs to Maribacter hydrothermalis and contains:
- a CDS encoding glycerophosphodiester phosphodiesterase, which codes for MNKPLVIGHRGAMGHETENTLPSIQKAMDLGVDMIEIDVFKIKSGEIVVFHDKTVERLTNGPGSIEGYNIFELKKLIVNGGHEIPMLQDVLKLIDNKVALNIELKGAGTADKVNFIMNYYIEKKNWSPENFIISSFNWDELKAMREFNPKVAIAVLTEENPIDAIPIAKELNAVAINPYFKKLDLEIANQIHDAGFKIYTWTVNEPEDINAMKRIAVDGIITNFPERVN
- a CDS encoding alpha-amylase family glycosyl hydrolase; this translates as MKSKIVIYHVFTRLFGNTNTNNKPWGTIEENGVGKLADFSKKALAEIKNLGITHIWYTGIPHHAVINDYSEFGISNDDPDVVKGRAGSPYAVKDYYNINPDLAVDPANRLNEFKSLVMRTHAAGMKVIIDIVPNHVARRYEGKTNPKGNSDFGYGDDTSVEYAKDNNFYYIPGTQFKHPEWRDGYVPLGGDTPNLPNSKLIEIPAKWTGNGSRSPQPDMNDWYETVRINYGVRPNGGLDFDMLPNDYGEKDYNEHFKYWKKKVVPSSWRKFREIAHYWLQMGVDGFRYDMAEMVPVEFWSYLNSSIKMKNPDAFIMAEVYNPDLYRTYIHKGKMDYLYDKVDFYDGIKHIMKGYGWSDHLPVVQNGLQDIEHNMLHFLENHDEQRIASPEFVGNAAIGKPAMVVSATISTSPTMIYFGQEVGEPAAENPGFGSPSRTSIFDYIGVPHHQRWVNDKKFDGGQLKPEESSLRDFYKRLLNFTSTSEALMGAYREIHFYNKEITEDYNHRVLSYVRWSENQKLIVVSNFDTNIQFSFDLKLPVDLMKQWQLTSGKYVLIDALYGHKNSLSIENGEGHIAIELNPLESFIFELKF
- a CDS encoding glycoside hydrolase family 65 protein, translating into MNQDYIKADKWSIIEEGFDQENVKSSESIFSIGNGAMGQRANFEETYTGETFQGSYIAGVYYPDKTRVGWWKNGYPEYFAKVLNAPNWIGINIYINDVALDLATCKKVSGFRRELNMKGGIYTRCFQAVTSNNVEIDVIVKRFLSLDIDEVGAISYNVKVLKTDAKIVFEPYLDGGITNEDSNWDDKFWNITNITSANNRAFIEAHTMKTNFQTCTFMQASLHYNGKEVSPKPADRSESFVSIKFEQNVKANESVVLTKFGGYTVERNHPNKELTSVANLTLDKVSDLGFESLLEKQKASWASIWEMSDIVIEGDIKAQQGIRFNIFQLNQTYLGTDSRLNIGPKGFTGEKYGGSTYWDTEAYCIPFYMATKDDKVARKLLKYRYNHLEKAIANAKKLGFFNGAALYPMVTMNGEECHNEWEITFEEIHRNGAIAFAIHNYYRYTGDYSYIPEMGLEVLIGIARFWHQRVNFSEEKGKYVMLGVTGPNEYENNVHNNWYTNYLAKWCINYTLTQLDKVKSGYADDYHRIIGKTKLTDRECEKWKNVADEMYFPYSKKYGVFLQQDGFLDKDLVRVDELPKTERPINQKWSWDRILRSPYIKQADVLQGFYFFEEDFSLEDLEKHFDFYEPFTVHESSLSPCVHSIQAAKLGRMEQAYNFYLRTSRLDLDDYNKEVEEGLHITSMAGTWMSIVEGFGGMRVVDDKLSFKPQIPNQWKAYSFKVNFRDRIIKVHVTSENVSFQLIGSKEVSIRVNGKKVELFPDKLITV
- the pgmB gene encoding beta-phosphoglucomutase; amino-acid sequence: MKKAGFIFDLDGVIVDTAKYHYLAWRKLANELGFEFTKEQNELFKGVSRKRCLEILLDIGKIKATQEQFNTWMVEKNVDYLAYIDQMNASEILPDVIRVLKFLKDRDIPIALGSASKNAKPILEKVNLLPYFDSIVDGNNVTKAKPDPEVFLIAAKNLEVDPSLCVVFEDAVAGIQAANRAGMLSIGIGDPNILSEAAFNFKDFTEMSDSFLESLLNQNK
- a CDS encoding LacI family DNA-binding transcriptional regulator, whose translation is MKSKITLKDIAKELDVSISTVSKALKNSKEISKDTKDKIKAFAKFYNYRPNNIALSLKNKRTKNIGVIIPDIVHHFFTTVFRGIEKYANEQGYNVIVCVSDESFEKEVVNMEMLANGSIDGFILSLSAETQLKNEFSHLKELLDQGIPIVLFDRVTSEIDCDKVILNDQEIAHEAVSHFINTGARKIALVTTEKFFNVSESRAKGYLQALRKNDIKVDEKLILTLPHDNDNATLIRNFFQNNKVDAVLCVNEIFGIQCLSIIQDLGYKVPNDISVIGFTDGILSRFSVPKLSTVAQHGEKMGEQAAQMLINRMESLGEEEPFKTEVINATLIKRGSTIN